One window of the Saccopteryx bilineata isolate mSacBil1 chromosome 2, mSacBil1_pri_phased_curated, whole genome shotgun sequence genome contains the following:
- the RANBP6 gene encoding ran-binding protein 6 isoform X2 has protein sequence MEAPGSVGALITVPAKQEFYQLLKNLINPSGMVRRQAEDVYENMPGLCKILFLLDAVRNKRVAYEVRQMAAALLRRVLSSGFEEIYPNLPSDVQRDVKIELILAVQLETHASMRKSLCDIFAVLARNLIDEDGTNQWPEGLKFLVDSIYSEDVSLWEVALHVLWHFPGIFGNQERRDLGIIKRLLDQSIQDQAHPAIRTLSARAAAAFVLANENNITLFKDFADLLPGILQAVNDSCYQDDDSVLESLVEIADTVPKYLGPYIEDTLQLSLKLFGDSRLSNLQRQLALEVIVTLSETATPMVKKHTNIIAQAIPHILGMMVDLQDDEDWVNADEMEEDDFDSNAVAAESALDRLACGLGGKLVLPITKEHIMQMLQSPDWKDRHAGLMALSAIGEGCHQQMEPILDEMVNSVLLFLQDPHPRVRAAACTTLGQMATDFAPNFQKKFHETVIAALLRTMENQDTQDVENMSDADGWQFVNLGDQQSFGIKTSGLEAKATACQMLVYYTKELREGLVEYIERIVKLMVPLLKFYFHDNVRVAAAESMPFLLECARIRGPEYLAQMWQFICDPLIKAIGTEPDTDVLSEIMSSFAKSIEVMGVGCLNDEHLEELGEILKAKLEGHFKNQELRQVKRQEENYDQQVEMSLQDEDECDVYVLTKVSDILHSLFSTYKEKILPWFEQLLPLIVNLICSSRPWPDRQWGLCIFDDIIEHCSPTSFKYVQYFRWPMLLNIHDNNPEVRQAAAYGLGVMAQFGGDDYCSLCSEAIPLLVKVIKCANSKTKKNVIATENCISAVGKILRFKPNCVNIDEVLPHWLSWLPLHEDKEEAIQTLSFLCDLIESNHPVVLGPNNSNLPKIISIIAEGKLNETINYEDPCAKRLANVIRQIHTSEELWLECISQLDDEHQEALQELLNFA, from the exons ATGGAGGCGCCCGGGTCTGTGGGGGCACTGATTACCGTACCGGCAAAGCAAGAGTTTTACCAGCTTCTGAAGAACCTGATTAATCCAAGCGGTATGGTGCGGAGGCAGGCAGAGGACGTCTATGAAAATATGCCAGGTCTGTGTAAGAtcttatttcttttagatgccgTCAGAAATAAGAGAGTAGCTTATGAGGTGAGACAAATGGCTGCCGCACTGCTACGACGGGTTTTGTCCTCTGGGTTTGAGGAAATCTATCCAAATCTGCCTTCTGATGTTCAGAGGGACGTCAAGATTGAACTGATACTGGCTGTTCAGCTCGAAACACATGCCAGTATGAGGAAAAGCCTTTGTGATATTTTTGCTGTGCTGGCCAGGAATTTGATAGATGAGGATGGTACAAACCAATGGCCAGAAGGTCTGAAGTTCCTTGTTGATTCAATCTACTCAGAAGATGTGAGTCTGTGGGAAGTTGCACTACACGTTTTATGGCACTTCCCTGGGATTTTTGGAAACCAAGAGCGGCGTGATTTGGGTATTATCAAACGGTTGTTGGACCAGAGTATTCAAGATCAAGCACATCCAGCAATCAGGACATTATCTGCTAGAGCTGCAGCTGCATTTGTTCTTGCCAATGAGAATAATATTACTCTTTTCAAAGACTTTGCAGACTTGCTTCCTGGAATCTTACAGGCTGTGAATGACTCATGCTACCAGGACGATGATTCAGTGCTAGAATCCCTTGTTGAGATTGCAGATACTGTACCTAAATACTTGGGTCCTTATATAGAAGATACTCTGCAGTTGAGCCTAAAGTTATTTGGAGACTCTAGACTTAGTAATCTTCAACGCCAGCTGGCACTTGAAGTAATAGTGACTTTGTCTGAAACAGCAACCCCAATGGTgaaaaaacatacaaatattaTTGCACAGGCAATTCCTCATATATTAGGAATGATGGTGGATCTACAAGATGATGAAGACTGGGTAAATGCCGATGAAATGGAAGAAGATGATTTTGACAGCAATGCAGTTGCTGCTGAGAGTGCACTAGACAGACTGGCTTGTGGGCTCGGTGGAAAACTTGTTTTACCAATCACTAAGGAGCATATCATGCAGATGCTTCAGAGCCCTGACTGGAAAGATCGACATGCTGGATTAATGGCTTTATCGGCCATTGGAGAAGGATGCCATCAGCAAATGGAACCAATTCTGGATGAAATGGTTAactctgttttgctttttcttcaggATCCTCATCCAAGGGTGAGGGCTGCAGCCTGTACTACACTTGGACAGATGGCTACAGACTTTGCGCCTAACTTCCAAAAGAAATTTCATGAGACAGTGATTGCAGCTCTGTTGCGTACCATGGAAAATCAAG ACACACAAGATGTGGAGAATATGAGTGATGCTGATGGCTGGCAATTTGTAAATCTTGGAGATCAGCAAAGTTTTGGAATTAAAACTTCAGGACTTGAGGCAAAAGCAACTGCTTGCCAGATGTTGGTTTACTATACTAAGGAATTAAGGGAAGGACTTGTGGAGTATATAGAACGAATTGTAAAGCTGATGGTTcctttattgaaattttattttcatgacaaTGTTCGAGTGGCAGCAGCTGAATCCATGCCTTTTCTCTTGGAATGTGCAAGAATTCGTGGCCCAGAATATCTTGCACAGATGTGGCAATTCATATGTGATCCTTTAATCAAGGCTATTGGGACTGAACCTGATACAGATGTACTCTCAGAAATAATGAGTTCTTTTGCAAAGTCCATTGAAGTAATGGGAGTTGGGTGCCTTAATGATGAACACTTGGAAGAACTGGGAGAAATACTGAAAGCAAAACTTGAAGGGCACTTTAAAAACCAAGAATTGAGGCAGGttaaaagacaggaagaaaactATGACCAACAGGTTGAGATGTCCTTACAAGATGAGGATGAATGTGATGTTTACGTTCTCACCAAAGTATCAGATATTTTGCACTCATTATTTAGTACTTACAAGGAAAAGATTTTACCATGGTTTGAACAGCTGCTTCCATTAATTGTAAATCTAATTTGTTCTAGTAGGCCATGGCCAGACAGACAGTGGGGCTTATGCATATTTGATGACATTATAGAGCACTGCAGTCCAACCTCATTTAAATATGTACAATATTTTCGGTGGCCAATGCTACTAAATATTCATGATAACAACCCTGAAGTCAGGCAAGCTGCTGCATATGGCCTTGGTGTTATGGCACAGTTTGGTGGAGATGATTATTGTTCTTTATGTTCAGAAGCTATTCCACTGCTGGTAAAAGTTATTAAGTGTGCAAattccaaaaccaaaaaaaatgtcATAGCTACAGAGAACTGTATCTCAGCAGTAGGCAAGATTTTGAGGTTTAAGCCTAACTGTGTAAATATAGATGAAGTTCTTCCACATTGGTTGTCATGGCTTCCACTGCATGAGGATAAAGAGGAAGCTATTCAGACTTTAAGTTTTCTCTGTGACTTAATTGAAAGTAACCACCCAGTTGTACTTGGTCCAAATAATTCTAATCTTCCCAAAATAATCAGTATAATTGCAGAAGGAAAACTTAATGAGACTATTAACTATGAGGATCCTTGTGCCAAACGCCTAGCTAATGTCATTCGTCAGATACACACTTCTGAAGAGTTGTGGTTGGAATGCATATCTCAACTTGATGATGAGCATCAGGAAGCCTTACAGGAGTTGCTAAATTTTGCTTGA
- the RANBP6 gene encoding ran-binding protein 6 isoform X1, which yields MEAPGSVGALITVPAKQEFYQLLKNLINPSGMVRRQAEDVYENMPGLCKILFLLDAVRNKRVAYEVRQMAAALLRRVLSSGFEEIYPNLPSDVQRDVKIELILAVQLETHASMRKSLCDIFAVLARNLIDEDGTNQWPEGLKFLVDSIYSEDVSLWEVALHVLWHFPGIFGNQERRDLGIIKRLLDQSIQDQAHPAIRTLSARAAAAFVLANENNITLFKDFADLLPGILQAVNDSCYQDDDSVLESLVEIADTVPKYLGPYIEDTLQLSLKLFGDSRLSNLQRQLALEVIVTLSETATPMVKKHTNIIAQAIPHILGMMVDLQDDEDWVNADEMEEDDFDSNAVAAESALDRLACGLGGKLVLPITKEHIMQMLQSPDWKDRHAGLMALSAIGEGCHQQMEPILDEMVNSVLLFLQDPHPRVRAAACTTLGQMATDFAPNFQKKFHETVIAALLRTMENQGNQRVQSHAASALVIFIEDCPKSLLVLYLDSMVRNLYSTLLIKFQELIRKGTKLALEQIVTTIASVAHTIEEEFVPYFDLFMPLLRHIVEFSFQKELKLLKGKTIECISHVSLAVGKEKFMQASAGVMILLMKAQSDLNNTEGDDPQTSYVVSAWARICKILGNDFQQYLPMAIEPLIKTASAKLEVSLLDTQDVENMSDADGWQFVNLGDQQSFGIKTSGLEAKATACQMLVYYTKELREGLVEYIERIVKLMVPLLKFYFHDNVRVAAAESMPFLLECARIRGPEYLAQMWQFICDPLIKAIGTEPDTDVLSEIMSSFAKSIEVMGVGCLNDEHLEELGEILKAKLEGHFKNQELRQVKRQEENYDQQVEMSLQDEDECDVYVLTKVSDILHSLFSTYKEKILPWFEQLLPLIVNLICSSRPWPDRQWGLCIFDDIIEHCSPTSFKYVQYFRWPMLLNIHDNNPEVRQAAAYGLGVMAQFGGDDYCSLCSEAIPLLVKVIKCANSKTKKNVIATENCISAVGKILRFKPNCVNIDEVLPHWLSWLPLHEDKEEAIQTLSFLCDLIESNHPVVLGPNNSNLPKIISIIAEGKLNETINYEDPCAKRLANVIRQIHTSEELWLECISQLDDEHQEALQELLNFA from the coding sequence ATGGAGGCGCCCGGGTCTGTGGGGGCACTGATTACCGTACCGGCAAAGCAAGAGTTTTACCAGCTTCTGAAGAACCTGATTAATCCAAGCGGTATGGTGCGGAGGCAGGCAGAGGACGTCTATGAAAATATGCCAGGTCTGTGTAAGAtcttatttcttttagatgccgTCAGAAATAAGAGAGTAGCTTATGAGGTGAGACAAATGGCTGCCGCACTGCTACGACGGGTTTTGTCCTCTGGGTTTGAGGAAATCTATCCAAATCTGCCTTCTGATGTTCAGAGGGACGTCAAGATTGAACTGATACTGGCTGTTCAGCTCGAAACACATGCCAGTATGAGGAAAAGCCTTTGTGATATTTTTGCTGTGCTGGCCAGGAATTTGATAGATGAGGATGGTACAAACCAATGGCCAGAAGGTCTGAAGTTCCTTGTTGATTCAATCTACTCAGAAGATGTGAGTCTGTGGGAAGTTGCACTACACGTTTTATGGCACTTCCCTGGGATTTTTGGAAACCAAGAGCGGCGTGATTTGGGTATTATCAAACGGTTGTTGGACCAGAGTATTCAAGATCAAGCACATCCAGCAATCAGGACATTATCTGCTAGAGCTGCAGCTGCATTTGTTCTTGCCAATGAGAATAATATTACTCTTTTCAAAGACTTTGCAGACTTGCTTCCTGGAATCTTACAGGCTGTGAATGACTCATGCTACCAGGACGATGATTCAGTGCTAGAATCCCTTGTTGAGATTGCAGATACTGTACCTAAATACTTGGGTCCTTATATAGAAGATACTCTGCAGTTGAGCCTAAAGTTATTTGGAGACTCTAGACTTAGTAATCTTCAACGCCAGCTGGCACTTGAAGTAATAGTGACTTTGTCTGAAACAGCAACCCCAATGGTgaaaaaacatacaaatattaTTGCACAGGCAATTCCTCATATATTAGGAATGATGGTGGATCTACAAGATGATGAAGACTGGGTAAATGCCGATGAAATGGAAGAAGATGATTTTGACAGCAATGCAGTTGCTGCTGAGAGTGCACTAGACAGACTGGCTTGTGGGCTCGGTGGAAAACTTGTTTTACCAATCACTAAGGAGCATATCATGCAGATGCTTCAGAGCCCTGACTGGAAAGATCGACATGCTGGATTAATGGCTTTATCGGCCATTGGAGAAGGATGCCATCAGCAAATGGAACCAATTCTGGATGAAATGGTTAactctgttttgctttttcttcaggATCCTCATCCAAGGGTGAGGGCTGCAGCCTGTACTACACTTGGACAGATGGCTACAGACTTTGCGCCTAACTTCCAAAAGAAATTTCATGAGACAGTGATTGCAGCTCTGTTGCGTACCATGGAAAATCAAGGTAATCAGCGTGTGCAATCACATGCAGCTTCTgcacttgttatttttattgaagaCTGCCCCAAATCTTTGCTAGTTCTATATTTGGATAGTATGGTGAGAAATCTATATTCCACCCTACTGATTAAATTTCAAGAGTTGATTCGGAAGGGAACTAAGTTGGCCTTGGAACAAATTGTAACAACCATTGCCTCAGTTGCACATACAATAGAAGAAGAATTTGTTCCATATTTTGATCTATTTATGCCACTACTAAGACACATTGTtgagttttcttttcaaaaggaaCTCAAGCTTCTGAAAGGAAAAACTATTGAATGCATTAGCCATGTTAGTCTTGCTGTTGGGAAGGAAAAATTTATGCAAGCTTCAGCAGGTGTGATGATACTATTGATGAAGGCACAATCAGATTTAAATAATACGGAGGGTGATGACCCTCAGACTTCTTACGTGGTTTCAGCATGGGCTAGAATATGTAAAATTCTTGGAAATGATTTTCAACAGTACCTTCCAATGGCTATTGAGCCTCTTATTAAGACTGCTTCAGCTAAACTTGAGGTTTCTCTCTTAGACACACAAGATGTGGAGAATATGAGTGATGCTGATGGCTGGCAATTTGTAAATCTTGGAGATCAGCAAAGTTTTGGAATTAAAACTTCAGGACTTGAGGCAAAAGCAACTGCTTGCCAGATGTTGGTTTACTATACTAAGGAATTAAGGGAAGGACTTGTGGAGTATATAGAACGAATTGTAAAGCTGATGGTTcctttattgaaattttattttcatgacaaTGTTCGAGTGGCAGCAGCTGAATCCATGCCTTTTCTCTTGGAATGTGCAAGAATTCGTGGCCCAGAATATCTTGCACAGATGTGGCAATTCATATGTGATCCTTTAATCAAGGCTATTGGGACTGAACCTGATACAGATGTACTCTCAGAAATAATGAGTTCTTTTGCAAAGTCCATTGAAGTAATGGGAGTTGGGTGCCTTAATGATGAACACTTGGAAGAACTGGGAGAAATACTGAAAGCAAAACTTGAAGGGCACTTTAAAAACCAAGAATTGAGGCAGGttaaaagacaggaagaaaactATGACCAACAGGTTGAGATGTCCTTACAAGATGAGGATGAATGTGATGTTTACGTTCTCACCAAAGTATCAGATATTTTGCACTCATTATTTAGTACTTACAAGGAAAAGATTTTACCATGGTTTGAACAGCTGCTTCCATTAATTGTAAATCTAATTTGTTCTAGTAGGCCATGGCCAGACAGACAGTGGGGCTTATGCATATTTGATGACATTATAGAGCACTGCAGTCCAACCTCATTTAAATATGTACAATATTTTCGGTGGCCAATGCTACTAAATATTCATGATAACAACCCTGAAGTCAGGCAAGCTGCTGCATATGGCCTTGGTGTTATGGCACAGTTTGGTGGAGATGATTATTGTTCTTTATGTTCAGAAGCTATTCCACTGCTGGTAAAAGTTATTAAGTGTGCAAattccaaaaccaaaaaaaatgtcATAGCTACAGAGAACTGTATCTCAGCAGTAGGCAAGATTTTGAGGTTTAAGCCTAACTGTGTAAATATAGATGAAGTTCTTCCACATTGGTTGTCATGGCTTCCACTGCATGAGGATAAAGAGGAAGCTATTCAGACTTTAAGTTTTCTCTGTGACTTAATTGAAAGTAACCACCCAGTTGTACTTGGTCCAAATAATTCTAATCTTCCCAAAATAATCAGTATAATTGCAGAAGGAAAACTTAATGAGACTATTAACTATGAGGATCCTTGTGCCAAACGCCTAGCTAATGTCATTCGTCAGATACACACTTCTGAAGAGTTGTGGTTGGAATGCATATCTCAACTTGATGATGAGCATCAGGAAGCCTTACAGGAGTTGCTAAATTTTGCTTGA